From a region of the Primulina eburnea isolate SZY01 chromosome 7, ASM2296580v1, whole genome shotgun sequence genome:
- the LOC140835695 gene encoding uncharacterized protein, whose protein sequence is MIFCAVVKPASFSDMKCDIPELNGDDYKIWKERILLQLGWMDIDYAIRKDEPFAITENSIPDDVDLYEKWERSNRLCVMFIKTKISSSMCGSVDQHNNVRELLKAIDEQFQSSDKALVNTLIMEFSSLWITSVRGVREHMMKMRDIAARLKTLEVEMSEAFLVHYILCTLP, encoded by the coding sequence ATGATATTTTGTGCAGTTGTGAAACCTGCGAGtttttctgatatgaaatgTGACATTCCCGAACTAAATGGCGATGATTATAAAATATGGAAAGAAAGAATCCTTCTTCAATTAGGGTGGATGGATATTGATTATGCTATACGAAAAGACGAACCATTTGCTATTACTGAAAACAGCATTCCGGATGATGTTGATCTTTATGAAAAATGGGAGCGATCTAATCGACTATGCGTAATGTTCATAAAGACCAAAATCTCTTCTAGTATGTGTGGTTCTGTCGATCAGCATAATAATGTCAGAGAATTACTGAAGGCTATTGATGAACAATTTCAGTCTTCAGATAAGGCACTTGTCAACAccttaattatggaattttCTTCATTATGGATCACCAGTGTGAGAGGTGTGCGAGAGCACATGATGAAAATGCGGGACATAGCGGCTCGGCTAAAGACACTTGAAGTGGAAATGTCTGAAGCTTTTCTTGTGCACTACATTTTATGTACTCTTCCATAA
- the LOC140836146 gene encoding norbelladine synthase-like, translated as MFGTASEEREVNVPASEAWKVYGSLLLAKIAGESLPDFVSKTVAHGDGGVGTTIEIFFPLGTPGPASYKEKFTVVDDSRRVKETEVVEGGFLDLGFKYFRVRLEVIETENKNRCITKSTIEYEVSEEAADHAALVSMKPLTALMECAADYLVKNHCKDIPSANA; from the exons atgtttGGAACAGCAAGCGAAGAGAGGGAAGTGAATGTACCAGCAAGCGAAGCATGGAAAGTGTACGGAAGCCTGCTGCTCGCCAAGATCGCCGGAGAATCGCTCCCAGACTTTGTCAGTAAGACTGTCGCTCATGGCGACGGAGGTGTCGGAACAACTATCGAAATCTTCTTCCCTTTAG GGACGCCGGGACCAGCCTCCTACAAGGAGAAGTTCACCGTGGTGGATGATTCGAGGCGCGTGAAGGAGACGGAGGTGGTGGAGGGTGGGTTTCTCGACTTGGGTTTCAAATATTTTCGAGTTCGACTGGAGGTGATCGAGACAGAAAACAAAAATCGTTGCATCACGAAATCGACGATAGAGTACGAGGTAAGCGAGGAGGCGGCCGACCATGCCGCTTTAGTATCCATGAAACCGTTGACTGCCTTGATGGAATGTGCTGCAGATTATCTAGTCAAGAATCATTGCAAAGATATCCCGAGTGCTAATGCTTGA